Below is a genomic region from Bordetella pertussis 18323.
GAACTTCAGCCCGGGCATGCGAAAGCCGGCCTCCGGGGTGCAATAACGCCACTTGCAGGCCGCGAACAGATCCACGCCCGCGCCGAAGTTGCGGCCGTGCGCCAGCGCCAGCGTCAGGCTGGGAGAGCCGGCCACGCGCTGCAGCAGCATTTCGATGCGCACCATGCGCAGCAACAGATCGCCTTCGCTTTGCGTCTCGTAGTCGGTGAAGTCGAATCCGGCGCTGAAGTTCCTGCCAGCGCCGGCGAACACCAGCAGCGGCACCTGTTCGCGGTGGGCGGCATCCACGCCGTCGATGAGCGCCTCGACCAGTTCGGCCGACAGCGCGTTGCGTTTTTCGGGGCGGGACAGCGTGAAGGTCCAGGCTGCCGGTTGCCGCGTGATGGTAAGGGGAAGGGAGGCGGACATGGCGCTCAACCCGCCGGCCGGGCCGCCAGGGCCGACAGGATCTCGTCGTTGTGCTCGCCCAGGGCGGGCGGGCGGCGCATGACGCCGGCCGTGCGCGCGTCAAAACGCACCGGCGAGACGAACGTCCGGGTGCGCACGCCGTTGGGCAATTCGAGGTCCTGCACCCAATCCATGTGTTCGACCGGCGGGTCGGCCAGCACTTCGGAGTAGTCGTTGATGGGCGCGCACGGCACGCCGGCCTGGCGGAAGCGCTCCAGCCAGGCATGGGAGTCGTGTTCGGCGAAGATGGCCTCCAGGATGTCGCGCAGGGCGACCTGGTGTTCGGCGCGGTCGGTGGGATTGGCAAAGCGCGGGTCGGCGTGGAGGTCGTCGCGCTCGACGACCTTGCAGACCGCTTTCCATAGCGAGTTGTTGCCGGCGGCCATGCCGAAGTAGCCGTTCTTGCAGCGGAATACCTGGTACGGCGCGTTGCGGGGGTGCGCCGAGCCCAGCTTGACCGGGTCCACGCCGGTACCGAAGTACTGGGAGGTCTGCAGGGCGGCGATGCCCAGCGTGGCTCCGAGCATGGAGACGTCGATGTGCGTGCCCTGGCCGTCGGCCTGCACGCGGCGCAGGGCGGCGGCGATGGCGAAGGCGGCATACAGGCCGGCGGTGAAGTCGTAGACGGGCACGCCGCATTTCACGGGGGCGCCGCCTTCTTCGCCGGTGACGCTCATCAGCCCGCTCATGGCCTGCAGCGTCAGGTCGAAGCCGCCTTCCTGGCTGCGCGGGCCGCTTTGGCCGTACGCCGATACCGAACAATAGACCAGGCGCGGGTTGCGCGCGCGCATGGCCTGCTGCCCCAGCCCCAGGCGGTCCATGACGCCGGGGCGGTTGTTTTCGATCAGTACGTCGGCGCCGGCGATCAGCTCGATGGCTGCGTCGCGCTCGGCCTCGTTCTTCAGGTTCAGGGTGACCGAGCGCTTGTTGCGGTTCAGGGAGGCGAAGTTCTCGCTGTAGCCATCGGTGATGGGCGCCCAGCTGCGCAAGGTGTCGCCTGTGCCGGGCGGCTCGATCTTGACGACGTCGGCGCCCATGTCGGCCAGCAGCATGCCGCAGAACGGGCCGGCGGCCACGTTGCAGATTTCGATGACGCGTACGCCTGCGAGGGTGGATTCCTGGTTCATTTTTTCTCCTGGTGCTTCAGGCGGCGCCGCCGAAATAGCCGCCGCGATAACCCATGTGCGCCGACAACTGCCGCGCCGCCTGTTGCACCAGCGGCGCGTATTCACGCATTTTCTGGTTTGTCAGCCGTTCGAGCGGGCCGGAGATGCCCAGCGCCGCCACGGCCTTGTCCAGCCCGTTGAAAATCGGCGCGGCAATGCCGCCGATGCCCTGGCGCCACTCGCCGCGGTTGATGGCGTAGCCGATGCGGTTGACGTCGGCCAGCTCCTGCTTGAGGGCGAGCAACGACACGTGCGTGTCTTCGGTGTGCCGCTTGATGGCGGCGCCATAGTGGTCGAGGTAGTCGGCCGTCTGGCAAGCCAGCAGGGCCTTGCCGGTGGCCACCGCGTAGGCCGGCGCCCGGCCGCCCACGGTCGAATAGGCCAGCAGGGGCTGCGGGCTGTCCAGCTTGTCGACATAGACCACGTCCAGCCCGTCGAGCACGGACAGGTGCACGGTTTCGTTGGTCAGCCTGGCCAGTTCGTCCATGAACGGCGGGGCCAGTTTGCGGGCGTCCAGGCTGGCCAGCTGGCGCGCGCCCAGCTCGAACAGCTTCAGCGTGCACTGGTACGAGCCCGTGGCGGGGTCGCGCCGGACATAGCCGGCGTGGGCCAGCGTCTGCAGGGTGCGATGCGTATTGCTGCGGGTGAGGCCGATTTCCTCGGCGATCTGGTCCAGCGTGGGCGTGGCGCCGTCGAGCCGGCTGATGGCTTCGAGGACCGTGAGGCCCTTGAGCAGGGTTTTGTCCATATGTCGTATGCCTTTGCAGCGCAAGCGCCGGCCTGGCGCTCATGCGTATGCCAGGGTGGTCGCGCACAGAATACAGATAGCGGATTCATAAATCAAATAATGAAATGGTAATCCCAAGTATTAGGAAGTTATCGAATCCACCCTCGGGCCTGGAAATACGCTTGATATTGGCCATATTGATTGACGGCCATCCAGGCTGTTCTTTATTATTTTCCACATATATAGAGTTCATATCCTATATTTTGATATTTTCCGGGCATGATGACGCCGCATGGGCGATGTGCTCGAATGAAGGGACCGACAGGAGGGGATCATGTCCGAGAGATTGCTCAATACCGTGGTGGCGCTGGGCCAGCTGGTCGAACGCACCGGCCTGCAGGAGGCCGCCATCCTGGCGCAGGCGCGGCAGCTGATCGCCGGCCTGGTGGCCCATGACGACTGGCTGCCCGACGAAATGGCGCAGCCGCATCCCGAGTACTACCGGCAGTATCTGCTGTACGGCGACCCGCGCGACCGCTACTCGCTGGTCAGTTTCGTGTGGGGGCCGGGCCAGAAGACGCCGGTGCACGACCACACGGTATGGGGCGTCATCGGCATGCTGCGAGGCGCCGAGACCGACCAGCCGTTCCGGCGCGCCGCCGACGGCCGGCTGGCGCCGGAGGGCCCGGGCAAGGTGCTGCGCCCCGGCGACGTGGCCTGTGTGTCGCCGTCGATCGGCGATATCCACCAGGTCAGCAATGCCTACGACGACCGGGTGTCGATCAGCATCCACTTGTACGGCGGCAATATCGGCCGCATACGGCGCAGCGTCTACGACCCGCAAACCGGGGCGAGCAAGGCGTTCGTGTCGGGCTATTCGAACGCCATGACGCCCAATCTCTGGGCCGCGCCCAACGCCGGCTGAAGCACGGCGGCGCGGGCTGGCGGCCGCCGCGCTTCAGGCGGCGTCTTCGAGCGCCTGGCCGAACTGGTACAGCACGGCCTCGTCCAGATGCCGGCCGATCAACTGCATGCTGATGGGCAGCCCCTGGCTGTCGGCGCCGAACGGCACCGACAGGCTGGGGTGGCCGGACAGATTGGTCGGCGCGGTCAGGCGGGTCAACAGCCAGGTGGTGGAGTACTCCTGGCCATCGAGCGCGGTGGTGCGCTGGTCGCGCAGCGGGGCGGTGAGGCCGCAGGTGGGGCATAGCAGCACATCGACCTGTGCCAGCGCCTCGTCGAAGGCCCGGCGCGCCACGGTGCGCATCGCCATGGCCTGCAGGTAATCGACCGCCAGCACGTCGGCGCCGGTCAGCAGGCGCGCGCGCACTTCGTCCTGGTACGGCGCATTGGTCGTCAGCGCCCGCAGGTGGCGCGCATAGGCTTCGGTCTTGAGCACCAGTTGCTGGGCTTCGTAGATGGCCTGCACCTGGGCGATTTCGATGGGCACCACCTGCGCGCCCGCCTGGCGGAAGGCTTCCTGCGCCTGTTCCAGCGCCTGGCGCACCGGCGCATCCAGATAGTCGAGGTAGAAACCGGTGGCCAGGCCCACGGTGCGGCCACGCACGGATTGGCCGGCCAGGCGCGCGTAGCTGTGCGCCGGCTGGCCGGCGAGCGCGTCCAGCAGCACGGCGTTGTCGCGTACGGTGGCGCTCATCGGGCCGACGTGATCGAGCGTCTGGCTCAAGTCGAAGGCGCCGGCGCGCGGCAGCAGGTCATAGGTGGGCTTGAGGCCCACCACGCCGCACAGCGCGGCGGGCAGGCGGATGGAGGCGCTGGTGTCGGTGCCCAGCGCGGCGGCGCACAGCCCGGCGCCCAGCGCCGCGGCCGAGCCGCTGCTGGAGCCGCCCGTCATGCGGGCCGGGTCGCGCGGGTTGCATGCCGCGCCGAAGTACGAGCGATCGCCGGTGGGACCGTAGGCGAACTCGTGGGTGTTGGTCTTGCCCACGATGATGGCGCCCTCGGCGCGCAGCCGGGCGACGACCTGCGCGTCGCGTTCGGCGCTCGCCTGGTTCGCGTACTGCTGCGAGCCCATGGTGGTGCGCATGCCGGCGACGTCGATCAAGTCCTTGACGGCCACGGGGATGCCATGCAGCGCGCCCGCCGGGGCGCCGCCGGCGAAGGCGGCGTCGGCGTCGACGGCCTGCCGCATGACGGTTTCAGGGTCGACGCTGATGAAACTGTTCAGCGGCGAGGCGGCTATCCGGTCCAGCAGGTCGCGCAGGGTGGCGGAAGGGGTGGTCTGGCGCGTGCGGTAGGCAGACGCGAGGGCAGCAATGGTCAGCATTTTGATGAAAGACGGGTAAGGCGCAAGGCAAGGCGCGGACAGCGTCCGCCGGCGAGGCCGGCGGACGCCGCGGTTTACTGCAGCGGTTCGATCTTGCCGTTGTTGAAGCGGGCCAGGCGGATCGAGCCGTCGTTCTGGTTCTTCTTGTCGAAGCGCACCGGCCCCAGCAGGGTCTCGAAGCCCTGCAGCTGGGCCAGCCCGGCCTGGATCTGCTCGGGCTTGGTGCCGCCGCCCTTGCGCGCGGCTTCCACCACGGTGTAGACGGCTTCGTATGAACCGGCGTCGAACGCGCCGGGCAGGCTGTTGTAGCGTGCCTGGTAGGCGGTCTCGAACTGCTTGGAGCGCGCGTCGCTCAGGCCCGGCAGCCAGGTGGTGGGGAACACGGCGCCCTCGGCCGCGGCGCCAGCCAGCTCCTGGAACTTGGGCACGCCCTGGCCCTCGTTGACGATGAGCTGCGTCTTCAGCCCCAGTTCGCGGATCTGGCGCGCGATGATCGAGCCTTCCGTGTAGTAGCCGTGCACGAACAGCACGTCGGGCGCGCGGTCGCGGATGTTGGTCAACTGGGCCTTGAAGTCGGTCTCGCCGCGGTTGTATTCCTCGTAGGCCACGACTTCGGCGCCCAGTTCCCGGGCGCGGTCGGCGGCCGCCTTGGTGGGCGGCTTGCCGTAGTCGGAATTCTCGGCCAGGAAGGCCACCTTGCGCGCGTTCTTGTTCTGCACATAGTGCTCGATCGCCTTGGTATCGAGCTGGTTGTCGGTAATCTTGATGCGCCAGGTGTACTGGAAGCCCTGCTCGGTGATGATGGGCGAGCCGGCCATGCCATTGACCAGCGGCACCTTGTATTTCTCGTTTTCCTTCGAGAAGGCGATGGTGACCAGGCTGGCGGCCGAGCCGACGATGGCGTCGACCTTGCGCTGGGTGATCAGCTTCTTGGCGGCGTTGATGCTGGTGGCCGGGTCGCTCTTGTCGTCTTCGCCGTGCACTTCGAGCGGTACGCCGTTGAAGCCGCCGGCCTTGTTGATTTCCTCGACGGCCAGGCGGGTGCCCTTGTTGTGGGCGTCGCCGTACGAGGCGGCCGGGCCGGTCACGGATTCGATGATGCCGATGCGCAGCGGCGTGGCGCCGGCCGCGGCCTGTTCTTCCTTCTGGCCGCAACCGGCCAGGGCGACGGTCGCCGCGATCGACGCGACGGCCAGGGTGCGGGGAGCGAATGCAATCATGATGTCTCTCTAGTCGGGAGGGGGGGATGCCGTGCATCGGCGAAAGTGGCGTGGCGCGTATCAGCCGTCCATGCCGAGATAGGTCTTGCGCACGAGGTCGCTGTGCAGCAGGGCTTGGGTATCGTCCGAGCCGACGATCTGGCCGGTCTCCAGCAGGTAGCCGCGCTGGGCCGTCTGCAGCGCCAGCGTGACGTTCTGCTCGACCAGCAGGATGGTGGCGCCGGCGGCGTGGATCTCGCGCAGCTTGTCCATCAGCTCGGCCACCACCAGCGGCGCCAGGCCCAGCGACGGTTCGTCCAGCAGCAGCAGCTTGGGGCGGCCCATCAGCGCCCGGCCGATCGCCACCATCTGCTGCTCGCCGCCGCTCATGGTGCCGGCCTTCTGCCGGTAGCGCTCCTTCAGGCGGGGGAACTGCGTCAGGATGCGTTCGATGTCCTGCTGGATTTCGTGGTGGGTGGAGCGGCGCGCCCGCGCGCCGATGACCAGGTTCTCGACCACCGTGAATTCGGGGAACACGCGCCGTCCCTCCGGGACGATGCTGATGCCCTTGCGGATGATGGCGTCGGGCGCCTGGCGGTCGATGCGCTCGCCCATGAACTCGATGGCGCCGCCGCGTACCGGCTGCAGGCCGAGAATGGACTTGAGCAGCGTGCTCTTGCCCGCGCCGTTGGCGCCCAGCAGGGTGACGAACTCGCCGGCGGCGACGTCCAGGCTGCACTGCTTGAGCGCCTGCACGCGGCCGTAATAGGTGTCGATGCGGTCGATCTTAAGCATGCTGCGCTCCCGCGTCCAGATAGGCTGCTATCACTTTTTCGTCGCGCTGCACCTCCTGCGGCGTGCCGTCGGCGATCTTGTGCCCGTATTCCAGCACCACGATGTGCTCGCACAGGCCCATGACCAGCTTGATGTCGTGTTCGATGAGCACGATGGTGTAGCCCAGCTCGTGCAGCTTGAGGATCAGCTTGCGAAGGGCGATGCGCTCCTGCAGGTTCAGGCCCGCGGCCGGTTCGTCCAGCAGCAGGATCCTGGGGTCGGTGGCCAGTGCGCGCGCGATGTCCAGCTGGCGCTGTTCGCCGTAGGGCAGGTTGGAGGCCAGTTCGTCGGCCTTGCCCGCCAGCCCGACGTACGACAGCAGCTCGATCGCCCGTTCGCGGGTGGCGCGGCGTTCGGCGCGCTCGCCCGGGGTGCGCAGGATGGAGGCCAGCACCCCGGCGCGGGTGCGGTCCTGGCGGCCGATCATCACGTTCTCGGCCAGCGTCAGGTCGGGGAACACCATGATGTTCTGGAACGTGCGCGCCACGCCCAGGCGGTTGATCTGGTGCAGCTTCAGGCGGCTGATTTCCTTGCCGTCGAAGCGGATCGAGCCCGCGGTCGGCGTGTAGATGCCGCTGACCACGTTGAACAGCGAGGTCTTGCCCGCGCCGTTGGGGCCGATCAGGCCATGGATGACATTGGCCTGCATGGTGAACGATACGTCGGAGAGCGCCTGGACGCCGCCGAACGAAAGGGTCACGTTGTTGACGGAAAGCATGCTTACCTCGCGCGCAGGGATTTGAGCTTGTTGGGCAGATCCACCAGTCCCTTGGGCAGGAACAGGATCACCAGCGCCAGCAGCAGGCCGTAGACCAGGATGTTGTATTGGCCGAATTCCTGGGCGCACTCCTCGATGATGGTCAGCGCGAAGGCGCCGATCACCGAGCCGTAGATGTTGCCGATGCCGCCCACGAAGGTCATGATCAGGAACAGCACGGAGACGTGGATGCCCAGCCTGTCCGGGTCGATGAAGCCGTCGTAGTGCACGAACAGGGTGCCGGCGAATGCCGCGAACAGGGTGCTGATGGTGAATGACAGCACCTTGTAGCGGAACACCGGGATGCCCAGCGACTGGGCGGCCAGTTCGTTGTTGGCGATGGCCTGCAGGGCGTCGCCGGTGCGCGAGTCGATGACCCGGCGCAGGATGACGAAGCCGGCGAACATGCACAGCAGCACGTAGTAGTAGTAGCCCAGGTCGCTGGTGAGCGACCAGCCGAAGAAATCCGGTGCGGGCACGGCCGTCAGCCCGGAAGGTCCGCCGGTGATCGTGCTGTTCTTGATGATGGCCTGCACGATGACCGCGACGGCGATGCTGGCCAGCGCCAGGTAGTGGCCGCTGGTGCGCAGCACCAGCATGCCGACCAGGCAGCCCAGCACGCCGACCGCGGCCGTGGCGACCGGCACCGATACCAGGTAGGGCACGCCGGCCTTGGCCATCATGCCCGACAGATAGGCGGCCAGACCGAAGAAGGCGGCGTGTCCCAGCGAGATCTGGCCGGTGTAGCCGGCGAACAGCGTCAGGCCCATGACCACGATGGCGTAGGTGGCTGCCCGCACGCCCAGGTGGGTGATGAACGGGTCGTTGAGCAGGGCCGGCAATGCGATGAGGACCAGCGCGCAAAGCGCGGTTCCATATTTGCGACGAAACATGATGCGGTGTCCTTCTGGCTTGGTCTGCTTAGACTTTCTTGATCTGCTTCTTGCCCAGGATGCCGTTGGGCTTGACCAGGATGATGAGCAGCAGGATCGAGAACGAGACCAGATCCTTGTAGGCGGAGTTGATCAACAGCGTGCCGAACTGCTCGATGACGCCCAGCATGATTCCGCCCAGCACCGCGCCCGAGAGCAGGCCCAGCCCGCCCAGCAGCGCGGCGGTGAAGCCCTTGAGCATGATCAGGTTGCCCATGTCGAACGACAGCACCGCGATCGGCGCGTAGACGATGCCGGCCGCAGCGCCCAGCGCCGAGCACAGCGCCACGGTGAAGTTGTTGATGCGTGAAACGTTGATGCCCATCATGCGCGCGGTGGTCTTGTCCTGCGCGACCGCCCGCACCGACAGGCCCAGCGGCGTGCGGGTGAACAGCAGGTACAGCAGCAGCATGATGAGCAGCGTCATGCCGATGACGATCAGGTACTGGTCGCTGATGCGCACCGAGCCGATCGAGGCCGCATGTTCGCTCAGCGGCGGAAAGCGGTACGCGGACGAGCCGAAGACCAGTTGCGCGGCGCTGCGCAGCAGGATGAACAGCGCCACGGTCATCATGAACAGCGAGAGCTGGTTGCTGTTTTCCAGCCGCCGCATGAAGATCCGTTCCAGGAACGAGCCGAACACCAGCGCCGAGGCGATGGCCAGCGGAAAGGCCAGCCACATCGACAGCCCCAGGTCCACGTGGAAGACGTAGCCCAGGAATGCCCCGACCATGAAGATTTCGCCTTGCGCGAAGTTGATGATGTCCATGCCCCGGAACACCAGCGTGATCGCCAGGGCGATCATGGCATAGGTGCTGCCCACGGACAGGCCGTAGATCAGTTGCTGCAGAAAATGGTCCATACGGATCTCTACCCAAACGTTTGGGTAGCAATTGTAGGGGCGTGCGCGGCCGCTGGCAATTTAGTATTTACCCGAACGTTTGGGTAAAACGGGAATGTTGCTATGATGCGCGCAAAAGGAAGGCCACATGAAAGGTAAGCAGTCTCCGGTCACTTTGCGCTCGCTGGCGCAGCAGCTGAAGGTGCACGTGTCGACCGTCTCGCGCGTGCTCAATGGCACCGACGACGACGCGCGCAACGCCGCCGCGCCCGAGACGGTCGAGCGCATCCGCGAACTGGCGCAGCAGCTCAATTACCGACCCAATCCGCACGCCATCGGCCTGCGCACCCAGAAAACGCGCACGGTCAGCGTACTGGTGCCGCAGCTGTCCGACCTGGTCGTGGCCACGATCTACGAGGGTATCGACGCGGCGGCCGCCGACTCGCGCTACCTGACGTTCGTGGCCAATACCGGCGACGCGCCGCCGCGCCAGCGGCAATTGGGCGAGATGGCGCTGGATCGCCGGGTCGAGGGGCTGATCTTCGCCGATGCGCGCCGCGACGATACCCGGTTCCTGGACGAAATCGCCCGGCGCGGCGTGCCCATGGTGCTGGTCAGCCGCCATCTCGGCACGCATTGCGCCGTGACCTGCGACGACGTGGCCGGCGGCCGCATGGCGGCCGAACATCTGCTGGCGCTGGGCCATCGCGACATCGCCGTGCTGGCCGGCGAGCAGTACGCCAGCACCGGCTGCGACCGCAGCGCGGGGTTCATTGCCTATTGCCGCGAGCAAGGGGTGGATATTCCGGCCAAATGGATACTGCATGGGCCGTTCGATACCCGCGCCGGCCGGCTGGCCGGCGAGAAACTGTTTCGCAGCGCCCGCAAGCCCTCGGCGGTGTTCGCGGTCAACGACTTCCTGGCCATCGGCCTGATGGGCGCGGTGCGCGATCGCGGCCTGCGCGCGGGGCACGATGTGGCCATCGTGGGCTTCAACGACACGCCGCTGGCCGCGGAACTACCGATCAGCCTGACTACGATCCGCTCGCCCATGCACGCCATGGGCTACCGCAGCATGGAGCTGCTGCTCGAGCGTATCAAGGGGGGGCGCCCGGCGTCCGAGCGGCTGGCGCCGCAGCTGATGGTGCGGGCCAGCACCTGTCCGCGCCCTGGCGAGCCCAGCGGGCTCGCCTAGCTGTGAAGATTCAATAGGTTGTATGCATGGTTCATCCGAACCGGATTTGAGAAACTGGAAATCGCCACCCCCCCAGTTCACTCAAGGAGCCCGGCCGGATGAACACCCATAAGCATGCCCGATTGACCTTCCTACGTCGACTCGAAATGGTCCAGCAATTGATCGCCCATCAAGTTTGTGTGCCTGAAGCGGCCCGCGCCTATGGGGTCACCGCGCCGACTGTGCGCAAATGGCTGGGCCGCTTCCTGGCTCAGGGCCAGGCGGGCTTGGCCGATGCGTCCTCGCGCCCGACGGTCTCGCCCCGAGCGATTGCGCCGGCCAAGGCGCTGGCTATCGTGGAGCTGCGCCGCAAGCGGCTGACCCAAGCGCGCATCGCCTAGGCGCTGGGCGTGTCAGCCAGCACCGTCAGCCGCGTCCTGGCCCGCGCCGGTCTGTCGCACCTGGCCGACCTGGAGCCGGCCGAGCCGGTGGTGCGCTACGAGCATCAGGCCCCCGGCGATCTGCTGCACATCGACATCAAGAAGCTGGGACGTATCCAGCGCCCTGGCCACCGGGTCACGGGCAACCGACGCGATACCGTTGAGGGGGCCGGCTGGGACTTCGTCTTCGTGGCCATCGATGACCACGCCCGCGTGGCCTTCACCGACATCCACCCCGACGAGCGCTTCCCCAGCGCCGTCCAGTTCCTCAAGGACGCAGTGGCCTACTACCAGCGCCTGGGCGTGACCATCCAGCGCTTGCTCACCGACAATGGCTCGGCCTTTCGCAGCCGCGCCTTCGCCGCGCTGTGCCATGAGCTGGGCATCAAGCACCGCTTTACCCGACCTTACCGCCCACAGACCAATGGCAAGGCCGAACGCTTCATCCAGTCGGCCTTGCGTGAGTGGGCTTACGCTCACACCTACCAGAACTCCCAACACCGAGCCGATGCCATGAAATCCTGGCTACACCACTACAACTGGCATCGACCCCACCAAGGCATCGGGTGCGCTGTACCCATCTCCAGACTCAACCTGGACGAATACAACCTATTGACAGTTCACAGCTAGCCCAGGTTCGGCGCCAGGGTGCGGCGCACGTCCTCTTCGGCGCGGCTGCTGCGCGCCACGTAGTCGGCCAGCTGGTCGGCGCCGATGTTGCCCACGTTGAAATACTGCGACTCGGGGTGGCTGAAATAGAACCCCGAGACGCTGGAGGCCGGGAACATGGCGTAGCTGTCGGTCAGCTCCATTCCGACGTCGGCGGCGTCCAGCACGCGGAACAGGTCCGTCTTGACCACGTGCTCCGGGCAGGCCGGATAGCCGGGCGCCGGCCGGATGCCGCTGTACTTCTCGGCGATCAGCTCATCGTTGGACAGCGCCTCGTCCGCCGCGTAGCCCCACAGGTCGCGGCGCACGCGCGCGTGCATGCATTCGGCGAACGCCTCGGCCAGCCGGTCGGCCAGCGACTTCAGCATGATGCTGGAGTAGTCGTCCAGCGCCGCCTGGAACTCGGCCTCTTTCTTCTCGATGCCCAGGCCCGCGGTCACGGCGAACATGCCGATGTAGTCGAGCAGGCCGCTGTCGCGCGGCGCGATGTAGTCGGCCAGGCACTTGTTGCTGACGCCTTCGCGCTTGACGCCCTGCTGGCGCAGGTTGCGGTAGGTGAACAGCATCTCGCTGCGCGTCTCGTCCGCGTAGACCTCGATGTCTTCGTCATTGACGCGGTTGGCCGGATAGAAGCCGACCACGCCGCTGGCGGTCAGCCAGCGCCCGTCGATGATGCGCTTGAGCATGGCCTGGCCTTCCTCGTAGACCTTGCGCGCCTGCTCGCCCACCACCTTGTCGTCCAGGATGGCGGGGAACGGGCCGAACAGGCTCCACGTCTGGAAGAACGGCCCCCAGTCGATATAGCGCGCGATCTCGGCCAGGTCGTAGCTCTTGAAGGCGCGCCGGCCCAGGAACTTGGGGCGCGGCGGCTGGTAGCCGGACCAGTCGATCTGCGGGCGCGCCGCGCGCGCCTCGGCCAGCGACACCAGCGGCACCGCCTTGCGGTTGGCATGGCAGCGGCGCACATCCTCGTACTCCTGCGCCAGCTCCGCCAAATAGGCCGGGGCCTGGTCGGACATGAGGCTGGTCGCCACGCCGACCGAACGGCTGGCATCGGGCACGTAGATCACCGGACCGTCGTAGTTGGGCGCGATCTTGACCGCCGTATGGACCCGGCTGGTGGTCGCCCCGCCTATCATCAGCGGCATGGCGCGCTCGCGGAAATAGGGGTCGCGCTGCATTTCTGAAGCCACGTAGGCCATCTCTTCGAGGCTGGGCGTGATCAGGCCGGACAGGCCGATCATGTCGGCGTTCTCGTCCTTGGCCTTCTGCAGGATCTGGGCGCACGGCACCATCACGCCCATGTTCACGACTTCGAAGTTATTGCACTGCAAGACCACCGACACGATGTTCTTGCCGATGTCGTGCACGTCGCCCTTGACGGTGGCGATCACGATCTTGCCCTTGGCGCGCACATCGCCGCCCGCGGCCGCGATCTGGCGCTTTTCCTCCTCGATGAAGGGAATCAGGTGCGCCACCGCCTGCTTCATCACGCGCGCCGACTTCACCACTTGCGGCAGGAACATCTTGCCCGCGCCGAACAGGTCGCCGACCACGTTCATGCCGTCCATCAGCGGACCTTCGATCACTTCGATGGTGCGCCCGCCGCGCGCGGCGACCTGCTGGCGCACTTCCTCGGTGTCCTCGACGATGAAGGTGGTGATGCCGTGCACCAGGGCATGCGCCAGGCGCTGCTCGACCGAGCCGGTGCGCCAGGTCAGGTCTTCTTCCTTCTTCGCGCCCGAGCCCTTGACGGTCTCGGCAAACTGCACCAGCCGTTCGGTGGGCGAGCGCTCGTCGGCCGAGTCGCTGCGGCCCACCGGCTCGGGGCGGTCCAGGATGACGTCCTCGACCAGGTCGCGCAGGTGCGGCGCCAGGTCGGCATATACGCCCAGCTGGCCCGCGTTGACGATGCCCATCGTCAGGCCGGCCTCGATGGCGTAGTACAGGAAGACGGTATGGATCGCCTCGCGCATCGGCTCGTTGCCGCGGAACGAGAAGCTGACGTTC
It encodes:
- a CDS encoding ABC transporter ATP-binding protein; its protein translation is MLSVNNVTLSFGGVQALSDVSFTMQANVIHGLIGPNGAGKTSLFNVVSGIYTPTAGSIRFDGKEISRLKLHQINRLGVARTFQNIMVFPDLTLAENVMIGRQDRTRAGVLASILRTPGERAERRATRERAIELLSYVGLAGKADELASNLPYGEQRQLDIARALATDPRILLLDEPAAGLNLQERIALRKLILKLHELGYTIVLIEHDIKLVMGLCEHIVVLEYGHKIADGTPQEVQRDEKVIAAYLDAGAQHA
- a CDS encoding branched-chain amino acid ABC transporter permease, which produces MFRRKYGTALCALVLIALPALLNDPFITHLGVRAATYAIVVMGLTLFAGYTGQISLGHAAFFGLAAYLSGMMAKAGVPYLVSVPVATAAVGVLGCLVGMLVLRTSGHYLALASIAVAVIVQAIIKNSTITGGPSGLTAVPAPDFFGWSLTSDLGYYYYVLLCMFAGFVILRRVIDSRTGDALQAIANNELAAQSLGIPVFRYKVLSFTISTLFAAFAGTLFVHYDGFIDPDRLGIHVSVLFLIMTFVGGIGNIYGSVIGAFALTIIEECAQEFGQYNILVYGLLLALVILFLPKGLVDLPNKLKSLRAR
- a CDS encoding branched-chain amino acid ABC transporter permease, with translation MDHFLQQLIYGLSVGSTYAMIALAITLVFRGMDIINFAQGEIFMVGAFLGYVFHVDLGLSMWLAFPLAIASALVFGSFLERIFMRRLENSNQLSLFMMTVALFILLRSAAQLVFGSSAYRFPPLSEHAASIGSVRISDQYLIVIGMTLLIMLLLYLLFTRTPLGLSVRAVAQDKTTARMMGINVSRINNFTVALCSALGAAAGIVYAPIAVLSFDMGNLIMLKGFTAALLGGLGLLSGAVLGGIMLGVIEQFGTLLINSAYKDLVSFSILLLIILVKPNGILGKKQIKKV
- a CDS encoding LacI family DNA-binding transcriptional regulator; translated protein: MKGKQSPVTLRSLAQQLKVHVSTVSRVLNGTDDDARNAAAPETVERIRELAQQLNYRPNPHAIGLRTQKTRTVSVLVPQLSDLVVATIYEGIDAAAADSRYLTFVANTGDAPPRQRQLGEMALDRRVEGLIFADARRDDTRFLDEIARRGVPMVLVSRHLGTHCAVTCDDVAGGRMAAEHLLALGHRDIAVLAGEQYASTGCDRSAGFIAYCREQGVDIPAKWILHGPFDTRAGRLAGEKLFRSARKPSAVFAVNDFLAIGLMGAVRDRGLRAGHDVAIVGFNDTPLAAELPISLTTIRSPMHAMGYRSMELLLERIKGGRPASERLAPQLMVRASTCPRPGEPSGLA